From Desulfuromonadales bacterium, a single genomic window includes:
- the pstB gene encoding phosphate ABC transporter ATP-binding protein PstB: protein MSETASIRVEDPVIEVENLHFYYGSSEALHNLNIAFPRRQVTALIGPSGCGKSTFLRCLNRMNDLVDGARVTGSMRLNGTEINSTAMDVIELRRRVGMVFQKSNPFPKSIYENVIYGLRIAGMKNKALLDETVERSLRGAALWDEVKDRLHDSALGLSGGQQQRLCIARAIAVNPEVILMDEPCSALDPKSTARVEDLMGELRENYTIIIVTHNMQQAARVSDNTAFLYEGLLIEYGATRNIFVKPKNKQTEDYITGRFG from the coding sequence ATGAGTGAAACCGCCAGCATCCGGGTCGAAGATCCCGTCATCGAGGTGGAGAATCTCCACTTCTACTACGGCAGCTCGGAGGCCCTGCACAATCTCAATATCGCTTTTCCCCGCCGTCAGGTCACCGCCCTGATCGGCCCCTCCGGCTGCGGCAAGTCGACCTTTCTGCGCTGCCTCAACCGGATGAACGACCTGGTCGACGGCGCCCGGGTGACCGGCAGCATGCGGCTCAACGGCACCGAGATCAACTCGACGGCGATGGACGTCATCGAACTGCGGCGGCGGGTGGGGATGGTCTTTCAGAAGTCCAACCCGTTCCCCAAGTCGATCTATGAGAATGTCATCTACGGCCTGCGCATCGCCGGGATGAAGAACAAGGCGCTACTCGACGAGACGGTCGAGCGAAGCTTGCGGGGGGCAGCCCTCTGGGACGAGGTCAAGGACCGCCTGCACGACAGCGCCCTCGGCCTCTCCGGCGGCCAGCAGCAGCGGCTCTGCATCGCCCGGGCGATCGCCGTCAACCCCGAGGTGATCCTGATGGACGAGCCGTGCAGCGCCCTCGATCCCAAGTCGACCGCTCGCGTCGAGGACCTGATGGGCGAGCTGCGGGAGAACTACACCATCATCATCGTGACCCACAACATGCAGCAGGCGGCCCGGGTCTCCGACAACACCGCCTTTCTCTACGAGGGGCTGCTGATCGAGTACGGGGCCACCCGCAATATCTTTGTGAAACCGAAGAA